A window of Pseudomonas guangdongensis contains these coding sequences:
- a CDS encoding S-(hydroxymethyl)glutathione dehydrogenase/class III alcohol dehydrogenase: MIKSRAAVAFAPNQPLQIVEVDVAPPQAGEVLVRIVASGVCHTDAYTLSGQDSEGVFPCILGHEGGGIVEAVGEGVTSVQVGDHVIPLYTAECRQCKFCTSGKTNLCSSVRATQGKGLMPDGTTRFSYNGQPVYHYMGCSTFSEYTVLPEVSVAVIPKEAPLEKVCLLGCGVTTGIGAVLNTAKVTEGSTVAIFGLGGIGLAAIIGAKMAKASRIIGVDINPAKEAVARELGLTDFVNPKDHAKPIQDVIVEMTDGGVDYSFECIGNVQLMRAALECCHKGWGESTIIGVAPAGAEISTRPFQLVTGRVWRGSAFGGVKGRTELPSYVAKSQKGEIPLDTFITHTMGLEDINEAFELMEEGKSIRTVIHF, translated from the coding sequence ATGATCAAATCCCGTGCCGCCGTCGCCTTCGCCCCCAACCAGCCGCTGCAGATCGTCGAGGTGGACGTCGCGCCGCCGCAGGCCGGCGAGGTGCTGGTGCGCATCGTCGCCAGCGGCGTGTGCCACACCGACGCCTACACCCTGTCCGGCCAGGACAGTGAGGGCGTGTTCCCCTGCATCCTCGGCCACGAGGGCGGCGGCATCGTCGAGGCGGTGGGCGAGGGCGTCACCTCGGTGCAGGTCGGCGACCACGTGATCCCGCTGTATACCGCCGAGTGCCGCCAGTGCAAGTTCTGCACCTCCGGCAAGACCAACCTGTGCAGCTCGGTGCGTGCCACCCAGGGCAAGGGCCTGATGCCCGACGGCACCACCCGCTTCAGCTACAACGGCCAGCCGGTCTACCACTACATGGGCTGCTCGACCTTCTCCGAGTACACCGTGCTGCCGGAAGTCTCGGTGGCGGTGATTCCCAAGGAGGCACCGCTGGAGAAGGTCTGCCTGCTCGGCTGCGGCGTGACCACCGGCATCGGCGCGGTGCTCAACACCGCCAAGGTCACCGAGGGCTCCACCGTGGCGATCTTCGGCCTCGGCGGCATCGGCCTCGCGGCGATCATCGGCGCCAAGATGGCCAAGGCCTCGCGCATCATCGGCGTCGACATCAACCCGGCCAAGGAGGCCGTGGCCCGCGAGCTGGGCCTCACCGATTTCGTCAATCCGAAGGACCACGCCAAGCCGATCCAGGACGTGATCGTCGAGATGACCGACGGCGGCGTGGACTACAGCTTCGAGTGCATCGGCAACGTGCAGCTGATGCGCGCGGCGCTGGAGTGCTGCCACAAGGGCTGGGGCGAGTCGACCATCATCGGTGTGGCGCCGGCCGGCGCCGAGATCAGCACCCGGCCGTTCCAGCTGGTCACCGGCCGCGTCTGGCGCGGCAGCGCCTTCGGTGGCGTCAAGGGCCGCACCGAGCTGCCGAGCTACGTGGCGAAGTCGCAGAAGGGCGAGATCCCGCTGGATACCTTCATCACCCACACCATGGGTCTGGAGGACATCAACGAGGCCTTCGAGCTGATGGAGGAGGGCAAGAGCATCCGTACCGTCATCCACTTCTGA